The nucleotide window AGTGGTTTGTGGGTTGTCTTATCCTCTCCCCGTGAGGTGACCCCGGGTGGAATTTCAGCTTGTATCCCATATTGGAGAGGTGTTCGTCTCAGAGGTTTATGGTCAAGAGAGTTGTAGAAAGTAGGTTAGGTAGTCTTGGACAGAGAGGCTTAGGTGTCCACATGTAGACCAGTAACCATCGGTCATGGAGTTGTGATCTCTCtatgtccacccactgtaatgtGCCCATTGGTGAATGTAGAAGTATTTCCATGGATAGGTTTGTGGCCTTGTAATAAAGGGACTGTAGGTGAGGTGCGAGGGTGGTGGAGAATGTGTGGTAGTATTTATTGGACAAGCCATCTGGCCCTGGGGTTTTATGTATAGGCAATTGAGAAATTGTTGTGGTAATCTCCTCTAATGAGAACGGTCGTCTAAGGTGGTCTATGTCAGCGCTGGACAACTGCAGGAGGTTAACGTCCGCCAAAAATGTGTCTATGTCTGATTGTGATGGCAATGTTGTATGTGGGTCGTCACGTAAATGATAGAGTCTCCTATAATACTGGGCAAACTTGTTGACATTACCTTGTGGGTCTATTACCTTCTGACTGTTAGATTGTTCAAGGGAGGCAATCCTGGAGGCAAtacattttgtttatgtttagaTGCTAATTTAGTGCCCGCTCTATTGCCAGCAGCAAAAAAATTATGCTTGCTTTTCTTAGTAAAAATGTGGTTTTGGACAGCTCCGAGTCTTTGAGTTGCGTCTGGAGTTCAAGCAGTCTGGCATAATTATCTGGAGTGTGGGGGTGTCAATTAGCATGTGTGAGGTCCGTGAATTATAAGATAACGCCCCTTTTTGGCCCCTATTTTGCTAACTAGGGAAAAAATCACATCCTTCCCTATTAAGATAGACACTTCCCGTTTTTTAGCAGAGTGTCATGTGTGGTAGTCTTTGGGATACCAGTGTGAGTTAAATTGGGGTCTGCCAACTTGTTGGAAGTGTGGTTCCTGGAAGAACACTATGTGGGCCCCACATTGCTTAGCCTTGCAAAGTTGAGCCCTTTAGCTTTTATAGAGAACATCTTAAGTACCATGAGGATGGTTGGAGGGTGTTGAGTAGTGACCTAGAGTAGGCAAATGTAGTAGAGAACTCGAGAGGTCTGTGTGGAAGGCAATATGAGGCTTATTTTTTTCCAAACCCATGATATAACTAGATAAAGCGTGAGTCACCAGGTGTGGAATAGGTATGTGGGCAGAAAGCCACCAGTACATGGGTCCAGTGAACTTCCAGGAGAAAAGATAACACTCTATCACTTCCATAGTGTTATATTAAGTAGAAAACAgaacatataaatatagaaagGAACATAAAAACAAAAGACTATGTACAAAGATGCAAAGATTGCATCTGTGGGTATCAGAACAGGCCCTAGGTTTGCGTGCCGGAGATGCCCACTTGGGGGAGACCATGAAGAAGTCATGTGTTTcctggtgggtgggagggggtcaTACAAAGTGCACATTAAGGAGTTTTGTTGTATGGGCTTAGTAAAGGACTTAACATCAGTTCGGTGTATCATGGAAGACATTGTGAACCATTAGGGCTGCTGCCCAGTTGTTGTGCCAATGGGCACTGCGTGAGTCGAGGTGTCCCCCACGGTAGGGAGGGGGCAACTCAGCCCAAGCAAAGGTTGGTATAATTTATCTTTAAAAACTGCTTTAGGAGCTTTATGTGTTTATATTCGGCCCCCACCCTATTGTCTCAGTGAGTGAGGGTCAGTGTCTCTCCTCTAAGCAGCAAAAGTGATCATAGGAACCACACTCAATCCTAGCAGCCACCAATGCTCTGGAACAGTACCAGCCATCTCAAATGTATTGTTTCAATAAATATGGCTGAGGCTTtcacactttgagtgcctgggaatCTTTTTGCTGCCTTAACGTGTTGGCATTGCTGGTCCTGTTCCGTAGTACCAACGGCTGcttggattgagtgcggttcctatgAACTCCTCTAAGCAGGGCATATCAGAATGCTGTCAGTGTTCCATATAGTTAGACAGGCTGcttgctgtctgtagaatactccaagaacacagcagctcacaccggagggaagagaattaaagggacacttataagcggaagtggtctgtcccagtcccacttagttctgcaatgtaaatcattgcagttttgagaacctgcaataattacattgcaggactaagactgcatcTGGTGACTGTCATTCATACATCAGCACTGGAATTGGGTAAGCGACTaaagtttttttaaatctctttagcgGGGGGAGCgcaagtgtgggggggggggatggaaccAAAGGGCTCTATATtgtaaggaatacagatttgttttCCTTACACAACAGAATCCCATTAACTAGCCCATAAAcccttatatttatattaaaggccTATAGCAACTAAATCTGCGCTAAGTACCAAACATtaatgttacaaatggctatttgtaactggccctttaaatgaaaaattgccctgcttccctggattgtggagaagcctatttgccagcctcctgcctcatgactatggcccctggaagattgtgcccctgaaaatgtattaacttttattggtgtgtatggccctttaagaaccgtctggggacatattgtgactttgctgaacaatgcccctttaagactatgtccccagacctgtaaaataacttgcccctggctctctcccacttggttcagtaaatagggcttactgaaccaagtaccacacaggcggaccacccagaagttaaagtgtgcaggcaatttacctcccaggctgtgaggttactgcaggttaattgccgagcgctgggtggccgccattcggcagccgaacacgtggcggcggccattttggtcattcgaatgcggtcagcggtgtatgttaaagattctgtggaactaaaatcggctacacattctgccgaacaccgctgacccttaccttctcccatacggaacttgcagctccagagactaagtcccgttcgaaatggcaggaaattaacagattttactattaacatgacgtaaagtcatgattttattaacgacacggaggcgagtattatgcattctctttctttattatactcccagcagcaagaaaagggaagtatgagagaatcatagaataaaagaaaccataacaatagcctggtaacagtagcaccaatcagcatacagtatagtccatataggtgtagtgttccttgactcctcctctttctgcGTAGATCCTGAAGACCATTAGTGCAAATTCAAGTATTCCAACCATAAATACGAATCCACGAACAAAAAACCATAACTGGAACTTCAATCTAGAACCGTTTCAACCGTGAACTCTCCAGTTGtattcaagctaaaagagaggagaaatatggtaatatcgaaaTCTCGTGACTGTCATTCCGCAATCAACAACTCGTAAACCAAGTTAATCAAAcgatgtaactatataaaagGAAAATTTTCAGCCATATTGCTAGATCAAAATGTAACACATAAGTCATGTTCATAGACTCCTCACTCACCTGTGTCATGAATGATCTTGTACCTACCGTATTAAGGCATCCTAAATGCTTCATGTTCTGGGTTGTAATCCACTCACCACCCTGGGTAGggcgggtgggaataatactcgcctccgtgtcattaataaaatcatgactttacgtcatgttaatagtaaaatctgttaattttattaaagacacggaggctcctattatgctatttcaaAGCTGAGCAACCACTGTATTCGAAATGTGTTGCACTGGGCGTAAATAGAAATTACGAAATGTAGACTCATTCGACCAGTCGGCTGTCCGTAGTATATCTTCCAATTTATAACCCAACATGGACGCTTTAGAGGCCATAGCTCCGCGAACGGAATGTGCGGAAAAAATCGAGGTGTCTATGCCTGCCATTGACAGCAGCCACTTGATCCAACGAGCTAAAGTAGCAGTAGATACTGGTAGGTGAGGTATTTTGAATGAGATGAACAGTGGATGGATTTGTCCTGGACGGAGTGAAGCCGTGCGATGCTCATATTCCTTCAGACATAACACCGGGCACAAATTTGGGTTGTCCGGCAATGCTGGGTAGGAAACTTCCTTAGTCGAGGATTTCGTTCTACGTGAAATATTGAAGGATACTCCGTTTGGGGTAAAAACACGTGCATGCCAGTCTAGCGCCCTGACATCAGCGACTCGTTTACATGAAAGTAAACAAAACAGCATCAACAGTTTGGCCGACAATTGTTTCAGTGAAAGTTCCTGGTTCATTGGCCACGATTCGATCAATCGCAACATCacattgacatcccaaaaggaagaATATCGAATTTGAGGAGGACGAGTAAGACGGATGCCTTTGAGTAAACGACAGATAAGGGCATGCTTACCTATTGGGGTGCCATCCAACCCCATATGTCCCGCCGATATAGCTGATCTGTACAGATTTATAGTACGAAAGGCTTTCCCTGCCTCAAAGAGTAGAGTCAGAAATTGTAGGACTGCTTCTGTAGAAGCTGATATGGGATCCATTGACTGtcccatgcaccaatcagaccattTTCTCCAAGCCGATCCGTAGGCACgtctggtacctggtgcccatgactCTGCCAAGAGACTGAGTGTCGTCTGCGAAACCTCCTCGAGATTCCATGATCTCCTGAAATGAGCCATGCCATCAGTTGCAGTAGGCCTTGGTTGGCCAGTTCGTGACTCATTCCTTCTGGGTTGGTTAAGAGGTAAGGGATGTCCGGCAACAGTTGTGGGAAATCTATCGACATTTCCAATAATTGAGGAAACCAAGGTTGTGACCTCCATAACGGGGTTATCAGTGCTAGCGTCCCCTTGGAATATCGAAGGACCGCCAGGGTCCGAGAAATGAGGTTGAACGGGGGGAACGCGTAGTTCCTGTCCTTGGtccagtcctgcaggaatgcatctgttgccagagcatctggatccggtctccaactgaagaaccgaGGAAGCTGGGTGTTCAGTCGAGACGCGAAGAGGTGTATACTGAAAGGTCCCCAGAGTCGCGAGAGGCGCTGGAAAATCATTGGATGGAGATGCCAGTCCCCTGCGTCTCGAAGGTATCGAGAGTTCCAGTCCGCCATTGTATTGTCTTGCCCCGGAATGTATTCTGCTATTACCGAAATGCTGTGTTTCAGGCAATAGTGCCAAAAATCTCGAGCCATCAAAGCGAGAACCTTCGATTTTGTACCCCCTAGATGGTTGATATAACgtaccgctgagacgttgtccatcttgattaAGATTGAGCATGAAATGCCTGTGGGGGTCATACTGCGAATGGCAAAGGACGCTGCTagtagttctaggcagttgatgtgtaacagaGACTCTTCGTTCGACCATCTGCCACCGGTGGAAACTGACCCGCAATGCgcgccccagccgtgtaagctggcgtccgactctATGACCAGGTCCGGCGTCGATCCAAATATCGCCcgtccgttccatgcctccatgtgtgctagCCACCAGTCTAGTTCCTCCCTGGAGTCTTCGTCTAGTGTGACACAGGTTTCGTATGAGTGACCAGAGCGTAGATATGAGGCTTTGAGTCGTTGTAGGGCACGATAGTGTAGCGGTCCTGGAAAGATCGCCTGTATGGACGATGCCAAGAGTCCTATGATCCTCGCAAGTTGTCGGAGGGAAATAGTTGTACGGTGCATAAGCcgtctgatctccttcttgaTCGAAATCATTTTGTCTTTGGGTAGACACAACCTCTGTTGAACAGAGTCGACTTGGAAACCCAGAAATTCCATCTGCCTGGAGGGTTGTAGAATTGATTTTTTCCCAATTCACCAAGAATCCTAAGTTTTGGATAAGGTGGATCGTCCAGGATAGGTGAATGCGAAGTTGGGATTGAGATTGGGACAGAAGAAGGATGTCGTCCAGATAAATTATTAATCTGACCCCCCGTGTGCGCAGGAAAGCAATCACTGGTTTTAGcacttttgtgaagcaccatggagcggagGATAGGCCGAACGGCAGACATACAAACCTCCACTTCGTTCCCTGCCATTGAAACTGTAGTAAGTTTCGGTGCGCTTCTGCGATCGGGATTGTCAGATAAGCGTCCCGTAAGTCtattttgaccatccaatccgaTGGTATGAGGAGGTCCCGAAGGCAAtgaataccctccattttgaaatggtggtactGTACATATGCATTTAGGGGCCGGAGATTTATTACTGGACGTACCCCGCCTcctttcttggggaccagaaACAAGTTGCTCACGAAACCTTCTGTGTCCCATGGGATTTGTTGAATAGCGTTCTTGGACGCTAATTCTGCGATCTCTGTAGAGATCATCATCTGGTGTTGGCTGGCCATATTTAGTTCTCGAGGGAACTGTGTCTGAACCGGGTGGGAGGTTAACTCCAGCATGTACCCTTGTATcgtatttaaaacccaaacatctGCGGTTAAAATCTTC belongs to Pelobates fuscus isolate aPelFus1 chromosome 7, aPelFus1.pri, whole genome shotgun sequence and includes:
- the LOC134569182 gene encoding integrase/recombinase xerD homolog codes for the protein MEVTTLVSSIIGNVDRFPTTVAGHPLPLNQPRRNESRTGQPRPTATDGMAHFRRSWNLEEVSQTTLSLLAESWAPGTRRAYGSAWRKWSDWCMGQSMDPISASTEAVLQFLTLLFEAGKAFRTINLYRSAISAGHMGLDGTPIGKHALICRLLKGIRLTRPPQIRYSSFWDVNVMLRLIESWPMNQELSLKQLSAKLLMLFCLLSCKRVADVRALDWHARVFTPNGVSFNISRRTKSSTKEVSYPALPDNPNLCPVLCLKEYEHRTASLRPGQIHPLFISFKIPHLPVSTATLARWIKWLLSMAGIDTSIFSAHSVRGAMASKASMLGYKLEDILRTADWSNESTFRNFYLRPVQHISNTVVAQL